A part of Jaculus jaculus isolate mJacJac1 chromosome 17, mJacJac1.mat.Y.cur, whole genome shotgun sequence genomic DNA contains:
- the LOC101609906 gene encoding threonine synthase-like 1 gives MRHLKRHGILVFLDVPLGDILRRLRSMKLDRIVGQSSGTPMKDLLQLRRQYYKKWYDPPVFCESGASPEEVADKVLAAVRWFQDTGAKTFVSTWQRQAPAKFFSEAVVEGLAPDGGLFVPEKELPKLRAGEWSSLVGATYVERAQVLLEWCIHPADVPAARLGQMIESAYGDGFACAKVVPVRHLSGNQFILELFHGPTGSFKDLALQLMPHIFAHCSPPGCNYLIFVATLGDTGSAILHGFSHLARSDERRIAVATFFPDHRVSDFQKAQIVGSQGENGWAIGVDSDFHFCQAAIKRIFKDSDFTSFLTVEYGTVLNSANSINWGRLLPQVVYHASAYLDLVSQGFVSFGSPVDVCIPTGNFGNILAAVYAKMMRIPFQKFICASNQNHVLTDFIKTGHYDLRDRKLAQTFSPSIDTLKSSNLERHLYWMANKDGQLMETLYNQLESQCHFQIEKILVEKLQRDFLADWCSEEDCLATINAT, from the coding sequence ATGCGGCACCTCAAGAGGCATGGAATCCTCGTGTTCCTGGACGTGCCGCTGGGAGACATCCTCCGCCGGCTCAGGTCCATGAAACTGGATCGGATAGTGGGCCAGAGCTCTGGGACACCCATGAAGGACCTGCTTCAGCTGAGAAGGCAGTATTACAAGAAGTGGTATGACCCTCCAGTTTTCTGCGAAAGCGGAGCCTCCCCTGAGGAGGTGGCCGACAAAGTGCTGGCTGCCGTGCGATGGTTCCAGGACACGGGCGCCAAGACCTTCGTCTCCACGTGGCAGCGGCAGGCCCCCGCCAAGTTCTTCAGCGAAGCCGTGGTTGAGGGGCTGGCCCCTGACGGTGGGCTCTTCGTCCCTGAGAAGGAGCTGCCGAAGTTGAGAGCTGGAGAGTGGAGCAGCCTGGTGGGCGCCACCTACGTGGAAAGGGCGCAGGTCCTGCTGGAGTGGTGCATCCACCCCGCCGACGTCCCCGCCGCCCGCCTCGGGCAGATGATCGAATCGGCCTACGGGGATGGCTTCGCCTGCGCCAAGGTGGTCCCGGTCAGGCACCTCTCGGGAAACCAGTTCATCCTGGAGCTGTTCCACGGGCCAACGGGATCCTTCAAAGACCTGGCTTTACAGCTCATGCCCCACATCTTCGCGCACTGCAGCCCACCAGGTTGCAACTACCTGATCTTCGTGGCCACGTTGGGGGACACGGGCAGTGCCATCTTGCACGGCTTCAGCCACCTGGCCAGGAGTGACGAGCGGAGAATAGCCGTGGCCACGTTTTTCCCAGACCACAGAGTCAGTGATTTTCAAAAGGCACAAATAGTTGGCAgtcagggagaaaatgggtgggccATAGGGGTCGACTCAGACTTTCATTTTTGCCAGGCAGCCattaaaaggatttttaaagaCTCTGACTTCACCAGCTTTCTGACTGTGGAATATGGGACGGTCCTAAACTCAGCTAATTCCATCAACTGGGGCCGACTGCTTCCCCAGGTAGTTTATCATGCTTCCGCATACCTCGACCTCGTCAGCCAAGGGTTTGTTTCCTTTGGAAGCCCGGTAGATGTCTGTATTCCCACAGGAAACTTTGGTAACATTTTAGCAGCCGTGTATGCCAAAATGATGAGGATTCCTTTTCAAAAGTTTATCTGCGCTTCGAATCAGAACCATGTTTTGACTGACTTTATAAAAACGGGACATTACGATCTACGGGACAGGAAGTTAGCACAAACCTTTTCACCATCAATAGATACTCTCAAATCTTCCAACCTGGAACGCCATCTATACTGGATGGCCAATAAAGACGGACAACTAATGGAAACACTGTATAATCAGTTAGAAAGTCAGTGTCACTTCCAGATAGAAAAGATCCTGGTTGAGAAGCTGCAGCGAGACTTCCTCGCAGACTGGTGCTCTGAGGAAGACTGTCTGGCTACCATCAATGCCACCTAA